The stretch of DNA CAAATCCGGTGAGCTTATTCCAAATTTGATGATttatttcaaatccgatgaactttgttTCATAATAGGTGAaactttttccaaaattgatgagcttttttcaaatttgtgattttcTTCGTGAACTTTTCCCAAATTCACGAGCATCATATTCAAACTCttgaacctttttcaaaatttCAAATTTGTTTAAATTTTAGAATAGTCAATGGTCAGGAAAAGAATGGAGACGAGCGATCTGGCGGACTGCTTTTGTGCTTGTGGGGCCGGCCCAGCCGGCAGCGAAGGTGCCGGCGGTCGAACTGGCGCCTGAAGCGCCAATTAGGAGCTCCCCATTTTCTCACATCCTCATTCCGTTTTTTCCCCTTCTGTCGAGGCTTTCACATTCATATATTTTTTGACACGGCTTTCACACCCTTCCGAGTTTCACACCGTGGTGCCTGGTGGGGGCGGACGCAGCTCCTCTGACGTACGGCGCactcgctgacgtgtggacccggacccacacgtcagtggccCAACGTCAGGGGATCCGGCTCCGGTGGGGGCGGGGGGTAAAAACCCTGCTCTGTTTCACACCGCGGTGCGCGTGTGCCCCACACACCCCGACCCAGGGACGACAAGACAGAGCGCGGACACGCACACCCACAGACGGTAAAATTCAAATCCCGAATCCCCCCGAAAATTCGAACCGTCCCGCCCTCCCCACGCGCTCGCCCCAAAATTTTGGGCTCCGGGCACCCCCTCCCGCCCGCTATTTCCAtcgccgcccgcccgcccgctcCAGTTCTAAAACCCCCAGCCCTCCCCCCTCCCACCCCCATTCCAATCCCAATCCCCAAACCCCAAACCCCANNNNNNNNNNNNNNNNNNNNNNNNNNNNNNNNNNNNNNNNNNNNNNNNNNNNNNNNNNNNNNNNNNNNNNNNNNNNNNNNNNNNNNNNNNNNNNNNNNNNNNNNNNNNNNNNNNNNNNNNNNNNNNNNNNNNNNNNNNNNNNNNNNNNNNNNNNNNNNNNNNNNNNNNNNNNNNNNNNNNNNNNNNNNNNNNNNNNNNNNNNNNNNNNNNNNNNNNNNNNNNNNNNNNNNNNNNNNNNNNNNNNNNNNNNNNNNNNNNNNNNNNNNNNNNNNNNNNNNNNNNNNNNNNNNNNNNNNNNNNNNNNNNNNNNNNNNNNNNNNNNNNNNNNNNNNNNNNNNNNNNNNNNNNNNNNNNNNNNNNNNNNNNNNNNNNNNNNNNATCCGGACCCTCCCCCGGAACCCTAGCCACCGCGCGCGACCCCATGGCGCCGCCCAGCTCGCCGCCCTCGGCCGCCGCGCCCGCGCGGTCCTCCTCCCGCAAGCGCTCCGCCTCCGCCAAGGCCGCGCCCGAGGAGGCCACGGTCACCAAGCGCCCCCGCAAGGGCACCACCTCCGGCAAGAAGAAGCCGGCGCCCAAGGCGGCGGGcaagaagaagcagcagaaggCCACCAAGGCGCCgcgggagaagaaggagaaggcggcggaggagcggcccGAGGACGAGGTGTGCGCGGAGGAGCCCGACGAGGAGGAGCTGGCCCTCGGCGAGGAGGACGAGCCCTCCGCCTCCGGCGAGCAGCAGCCGCGGGAGGAGGGGCAGGCGGCCAAGAGGCGCGTGGCGCAGCCGTCCAAGAAGGCCCGGAACGTCGCCGCCGGCGACAAGGAGCCCGAGTTCCTCGGCGAGCCCGTCCCCGCCGACGAGGCCCGCGCCAAGTGGCCCCAGCGCTACCAGCGCGGCTCCCCCAAGAGGTGCGTGCGCAGTCTGCCCCGGATCTGATCCCTGGCTTTGCATTTTGGTTGGTTGTTGAGCATTGCTTGTTTCTCGTGCAGGCCGGAGGATGAGGAGGACATGAAGGCGCGCGTCCACTACCGCTCCGCCATGGTCGATGGCGTGGTCTACGCGCTGGGCGACGACGTCTACGTCATGGTAAAAGACCCACTCTGCACCTTCCTACCATAAAAGTGCCTGCTTTCCTCCGTGAAACTGTACTTGGGTTGTGATGCTTGGCTCGTTCAACGGAGCAAGACGGAAAGCCTTGTTTTTTTTATATAAATAATACTAGTAGAAATTGCTCCACTTGCATTGACTAGTTACTGCTAAGGCCTGACATGTATAAAAATGCCCCTGATAGGATTTGAAATGGATGTACTCTAGAATACTCGATTTTCTTACAAAATGTCTTTCCATTTCTAGGTACTGTTTACACCTGTATACAAAAGGTTTGGCACTTGCATAAAAATGCTTCCAAATAGGATTTTAAATGAACGTAGTCTGGGATACTTGTactgtattttcttacaaaaatgccCTGTTCATTTCTGGCATTTTTACCTTTTTCTGATTGTATAATGGATGCTCTAAATGCCTGCTTAATGTGGATCTAGCTTGCAAAGTTTGTGCTTGTTTACACATTATCCCTGAATGTGAACTTCATTATTCGGTGGAAAATGTATAACAATCAGATAGTCAAGCTCCTGTATTTTCATCATGCTTCAGTAATCACTTCCTATCTTAAATTGTTATTTGTTTTTGCCATTTATAGGCTGGGGAAAATGAGGCTGATTACATTGGCAGAATAACTGAGTTTTTTGAGGGTGTTGACAAGACCAGCTACTTTACCTGTCGTTGGTACTTCCGTCCAGAGGACACGGTGCGTATTGATTGAGCATTGTTGCAGTATGCACTGTCTGTACTAATGCCTGGATAGCTTGTAACTAACTGTCATCTTGCAGGTTATATCTAGAGCCAAATTTGTCAATGATCACACACATGACCCAAAGCGTGTCTTTCTCTCCGAGGAAAAGAATGATAATCTGCTTGATTGCATCATATCAAAGGTCAAGATAATCCATGTTGATCCCAATGTAGGTGCCACTGTTCAAAACTTTGTCAATTGTCAAAGTGCCACTTATATATTGTTTCTcaccaatgttctccttgatttcagATGGACCCAGCAGCCAAGGCCAAACTGGTGGCTCGCACCGACTTATACTATGACATGTCATATACAGTTGCTTATTCTACATTTGCTAACATCCCATCAGGTAATTGCAGTTCCTTGCTTACATTATTTGCACATGGCATTGCTCTTACACAAACTAGCTATTGATCTGTGCAttgtgtgctgctgctgctgcatgtttCACACACTATGGTTTATTTATTTTAGCTCCTCCACAGTTCATTGCAAGGGGTGCTTTGTTTTTCGGTTAACTCATAAGCCTTGAGAAAATTAATAAAAAGATATTCTTTCACCATTCCTTGGTGATCATAATCATGTCTGGTTCTGAGTTTTGTCACTTGAACTTGTAATACAACTTCCAACATAAGTTGCTGAGCTAAAATTTCTACGATCCTCCAATGTTAAATCTAATCCAAGTTGTTAACTTGTGATCTAAAAAAATGATTACTTTATGACTAGATGGTTTATTAGTGACAGATAAACTGGTTGGCAGATTATTTACCCCCAGAATTTAAACAATTGATTTGCCCCTGTATTCTTCCATCTTATGATCAATATTCACTTTGCAATTTGCATTTTCTGTAGACACCACAGAGAATTCTGGTATTTCTACTGATGCTGATTCAGAGAATGGGACCCCAGTAAAAACGGCATCCCTCCTTGACCTGTATTCTGGTTGTGGTGGGATGTCAACAGGGCTGTGCTTGGGTTCAACACTTGCTGGCCTGAAACTTGAAACAGTAATAAGCCCGCCAAACATTTTCTTTAAGACTTTTTTTGACATTTCTCAGCACTAACTGTTCTATTTCTTCTTTATAGAAATGGGCTGTTGACCTGAACAACTTTGCATGCAAGAGCCTTAAATATAACCATCCCAAAACAGAGGTGTGGCTTCTAAATTTCATTCTTAGATTCTAGTATTTGTTCTTTAGACCTGGTATAAAAGATCTTCATCTCTGATTGTAGGTTCGAAATGAAAAAGCCGAGGATTTTCTTGCACTTCTTAAGGAATGGGCGATTCTATGTGACAAATATGTCCATAGCAATGATTCTGATGCAGCAGATCCTgttgaggaagaggaagatgatgagccTCTTGGAAAGGATGAGTTTGTGGTGGAAAAGCTACTTGAGATCTGCTATGGTGGCACTGGGAGGAAAAATGGAATCCATTTTAAGGTTCTAATGCCATTCTCTTTGGCCTTCCCTGTGTGGGAGTGTTAATACTTGTGGTTTTTATGCATAGATCAATTTATCTAATATAATCTGTTACAGGTTCaatggaaaggatatggcccagaagAGGATACCTGGGAGCCCATAGAAAACCTGAGGTAGGTACCTCATTTGCTGTATGCTCACAGCATTTTAATTTTAGTTTGCAGTGCACTGACTTTTGTTTTGTACCTAGTGACTGCCCATTGAAAATTAAAGAGTTTGTGCAAGAAGGGTACAGGCGAAACATTCTACCCCAGCCTGTGAGTAACTTTTCTTCTCTCAGTTTTTTAGTTCCACTCCAGATTGTCTGATTCCATTTACTTGTGCTGTCAAAATCCATAGGGTCAGGTTGATGTTATTTGTGGTGGCCCGCCCTGCCAAGGGATAAGTGGGTTCAACCGATTTAGAAACCGTGATAACCCTTTAGAAGATGAGAAAAATCAACAAATGGTTACCTATATGGACATTGTTTCTTATCTGCAACCAAAGTTTGTCTTGATGGAGAATGTGGTGGACATTCTGAAATTTGCCGATGGCTATCTTGGAAGATATGCATTGAGCCGTCTTGTATCCCTGAACTACCAAGCCCGCCTTGGAATGATGGTAGCTGGTTGCTACGGGCTTCCTCAGTTCAGAATGCGGGTGTTCCTTTGGGGAGCTCTCCCTACCATGGTTTGTTCTGTTTCTTTGTCACTATCAATTTCTGCAACAAATATGTTGCCTCATGGAGTGATCTGACGTATTTTGCCTGCCAGGTCCTCCCAAAGTATCCTCTCCCTACTCATGATGTAGTTGTACGTGGTGGTGCTCCAAATGCTTTCTCGGTAAGTCTGATCACAAATTTAATGAAATGAATTGGGAGAAATGTAAATCTGCTGACTAGCTTGTTTCATTTGCAGCAAAGCATTGTTGCATATGATGAGACGCAAAGACCGACTTTGAAGAAAGCTCTCCTTCTTGGTGATGCCATTTCAGATTTGCCCAAGGCAAGTGCTTTCTTCCCTTGTTTCATTTCTTCCTCTTCTACATTTGTTCTTACATCCATTATTATGCAGGTAGACAACTGTCAACCTCATGAGGTAATTGAATATGGTGGTCAACCCAAGACTGACTTCCAGCGCTACATTCGACTTAGTCGTAAAGGTAATACAAATAGCTCTACCAATAATATGAATTTCATCTTCTTTACGTTGTGAAGGGCCTTTCCTTTTGCATTAAGAAACTAGTTCCTGTCTTATGCCTGTATATGTATAGTGAATTTTGTTCTTGCTGCTTCAAATTTCCAGATATGTTGGACTATTCCTTTGGTGATGCCACTTGTCCTGAAGAAGGAAAGCTCTTGGACCACCAGCCTTTGAGGCTAAACCAAGATGATTATGACCGCGTCCAGCAGATTCCGATAAAGAAGGTAGGTGACTGGACAGTTTCAGCGCTTGTTCTCTCCTTTTTCCTTCTGTGTGACCATGATTGACCTGTCTTTCAGGGGGCAAACTTCCGTGACTTGCCAGGCGTCAAGGTCGGAGCGAATAACATTGTGGAGTGGGATCCAGATGTTGAGCGTGTCTACCTCAAGTCCGGCAAACCTTTGGTACATATTCTACTGCCTAATTCCTTTTTGAATGTTTGTATGCTGGTGCAAAGTTTCTGTTACATGACCTAGGATGTTACATGACCTGAACATATGACAACTAATGCTAGTAATGAAAGTGAAAGGAAAATGCTGCATATTTGCCTTCACTCTTTATAAACGGGCGCAATGTACAATTGCTGAAATGCTAGCTTGTTTATGTGCACAGGTCCCTGACTATGCAATGTCCTTCATCAAGGGCAGATCACCAAAGTAAGTGCCACTGAATCTCTGCTTTCATTTCTCCACCTGTACTGTGTTACTACATCTTCTGTTACTCACACATGACTTGCTATGATGTTTTTGCAGGCCGTTTGGTCGGTTGTGGTGGGATGAGACAGTTCCCACGGTGGTGACCAGAGCAGAGCCCCATAACCAGGTCAGTTTTGGCACAGCTTCTAATGTTGTCTGCAATCAGTCTTGTCCTTGTTGCtgagtttgtttgtttgtttgtgctgCCTGCAGATCATACTGCACCCGAATCAGGGACGTGTTTTGACTGTCCGTGAGAACGCAAGGCTGCAGGGTTTCCCTGACTACTACCGGATGTATGGTCCCATGAAGGAGAAGTAAGTTCCTCTATGCTGTTGAAAATTAAAAACTGAAACTGTTCTGAAAAACTGGAGACAGAAACTGAAACATCTTGATGATGATTGCAGGTACATCCAAGTCGGTAATGCGGTGGCTGTCCCGGTTGCACGGGCTCTGGGCTACTCCTTGGGCCGAGCATACCAGGGCGAGGTGGACGCGGGGTATGATGCGCTGTTTGTTCTTCCTGACAGCTTCACCAACATCGGACAGACCGGTGCGAGGGCAAGGGCCTCCTCCGTTGGGACCCCTGCAGGTGAGGTTGTCGAGCAGTAGAACAGAGCCTATCTGTTGTGTTATGTGGGGTGTGGGGGTTCGAGTCTAGTCCATTTGTCGCAGGAACTAAAATGCTGCAGCATGTAAGGATTGCTCGAGTTGTTACTGTACTTCGCTGGTTGAACTTGTGATCATTGAGATCCTTAGTCGTAGATGAAGAAACTGGTAGTATGTTGTTCCATTGTTGCTACCCATTGACAATTATTATTGTCTGTTGTTTCATCACTGGAATTGGTCTGGTGTATGTTGGATTTGTTTTATTTGCTGGCAGTCAAGTTATGCAAAAGCTCAAATTGTAGATGTAGGCATGGAATAATAGTTGATCAGTTCAAAGTTAATGTGGGGGATTCACACATGTTGATGTGTGTGTTATAATCGTTTGAAGCTGCACTTTGTCAAATCATATCCAGCATAACTGTATGAAAAGAAAGAATTGAAGGAGGAAAAGTGCAAAAAAATTCTTCTGCTTTTTAAAATATGGGTAAAAAATTAGAGAAAACATCATAGGGAGGCTTGAACCTGTAATTATTATACATCAGATAGAACATTTAGCGAATTTTCTATTGGAAACAACATTAGGCTTTATCTAAAAGATGGGAAAACACATCATGGAAGCTAGaacacaattttttttgaaaagagaGGGGTCGCCCCCTGCCCCAACTTTTATTAAGCCAAGGCAACGGCAGAGACCAGACCGTTAAACAGCTCTCGGCGACAACCAAAAGTAGCTGCCACAGATCAAACATACATCAGGGCTTCTACTACCCCTATTACATCCCATAAGAGAGTCAGACTCAACAGACCACACACCAGATGATAACTCACTCACTACCAAACACTAAACCCAAGCAATTCTAAGCAGTTCCCCTCTTCGACGCTCCAAAAGTCTTAAGCACCGGAGAAGTAGAGCACCCTGGGCCTCTGAAGATAGGATTTTCCATTGCCTGATTGTTGCCGCCACCTGTCCCAGCACACAGCGTATATCTCGCCATCTTCACCCCTGAAAGACAAAGTCATTGCGTAACTGCCATAAGCACCACAAGGTAGCAGCGGTAACCATATTCACAGCTTCACATTGTTTTTTTCTCTTCCAAAAAGAAGTCAAGGATGAAAATGAGACAGGAGGGGGAATGCCAAGTGCTTCGGCAACCACATACCAGACATTAGACACAACAATGCAGTCAAATAGAAGACGCTGGGTAGATTCCAACTCAGCACAGAAAACACAAGTTTTATCATCAACATGCCTTCTTTTGGCCAAATTGTCTCTAGTAAGGCTTTTATTATTATACATCAGCCATAAAAAGACATGGATATTTGGAGGGACTTTGATTTTCCAAATGGAATCTTTAATCTCAGAAGANNNNNNNNNNNNNNNNNNNNNNNNNNNNNNNNNNNNNNNNNNNNNNNNNNNNNNNNNNNNNNNNNNNNNNNNNNNNNNNNNNNNNNNNNNNNNNNNNNNNNNNNNNNNNNNNNNNNNNNNNNNNNNNNNNNNNNNNNNNNNNNNNNNNNNNNNNNNNNNNNNNNNNNNNNNNNNNNNNNNNNNNNNNNNNNNNNNNNNNNNNNNNNNNNNNNNNNNNNNNNNNNNNNNNNNNNNNNNNNNNNNNNNNNNNNNNNNNNNNNNNNNNNNNNNNNNNNNNNNNNNNNNNNNNNNNNNNNNNNNNNNNNNNNNNNNNNNNNNNNNNNNNNNNNNNNNNNNNNNNNNNNNNNNNNNNNNNNNNNNNNNNNNNNNNNNNNNNNNNNNTAACAGAGTATTGACCATTTGATTCCAGGGCCCAGACAGGGTTATCTGGCCGATCTGAAAGGGTAGTTTGTGAAACCAGGCTAACCAAATAACCCCATCTCTGCATCATGGCCTCATCCACACAACGCCTAAAGGTGAGACATAGGTTCACACCATCCCAAACCTGGGACAAAATGGCATCCTGTTGATGACAAATATCATATAATTCCCAAAAGGCAGCTTTTAGGGAGCACCCCCCAATCCCGTTATCATGCCAGAAGGCAATGTTATCCCCATTCCCAGGattccatttccaaaaaaaatttGCAGCAGCAAAAGCCCAAGAAATGCTTTTCCAGAAGGGAGACCCAGAGGCAGgcttagcatggaaaatattaggttTATCAGTAGCATATTTGAAACAAAGAAGTTTTTTCCAATCCCCCTCACTCCCATCATAGAACCTTTTCCCCCAAGAAGCCAGGAGAGCCATGTTAAACTCCCTGAGATTAGGGACACCCAGGCCACCAAATTCCTTCCTTCTGGCCACAAGGCCCCAGTTAGCTAAGTGATATTTGTGAACCTCACCCACATTGCCCCAAAAGAAATGAGACATTTGGGAAGTGATCATATCAATAGCCCACTTTGGGAATTTAATCATGGCCATAAGATATGATGGAATGCTGGCAATGCAAGTAGTTAAAAGAATCAGCTTCCCTCTGTAGGAtaagagtttgcctaaccaaccagCAATATTTTTTATAATCCTATCAATGATAGGTTGCAAGTCTTCCCTCCTCAGTTTTTTATAATGaagtggcaccccaagatatttgaAAGGAAAGTCACCAAACTGACAACAAAAGATTTGGGCAAATTCTCTAGACATTTGCTCAGAAACATGAATGGTACGCAAatcacttttatgaaaattgatTTTTAAGCCAGACAGCTTCTCAAAACAGGTCAGGATCCACTTCAAGTTTTTTGCATATTCCACAGATTCTTGAATGAACAGAatggtatcatcagcatactgtaaACTAACTACACCACCAGGGATGGCATGTGggagaagtgaaggaaatatgtcctagaggcaataataaagttattatttatttccttatatcatgataaatgtttattattcatgctagaattgtattaaccggaaacataatacatgtgtcaatacatagacaaacagagtgtcactagtatgcctctacttgactagctcgttaatcaaagatggttacgtttcctaaccatggaaaacgagttgttatttgattaacgggatcacatcattaggtgaataatctgattgacatgacccattccattagcttagcacccaatcgtttaatatgttgctattgctttcttcatgacttatacatgttcctatgactatgagattatgcaactcccgtttgccggaggaacactttgtgtgctaccaaacgtcacaacgtaaatgggtgattataaaggtgctctacaggtgtctccaaaggtacatgttgggttggcgtatttcgagattaggatttgtcactccgaatgtcggagaggtatctctgggccctctcggtaatgcacatcacataagccttgcaagcattacaactaatgagttagttgcaagatgatgtattacgaaacgagtaaagagacttgccagtaacgagattgaactaggtattgagataccgacgatcgaatctcgggcaagtaacataccgatgacaaagggaacaacacatgttggtatgcggtctgaccgataaagatcttcgtagaatatgtgggagccaatatgagcatccaggttccgctattggttattgaccggagacg from Triticum dicoccoides isolate Atlit2015 ecotype Zavitan chromosome 6A, WEW_v2.0, whole genome shotgun sequence encodes:
- the LOC119318456 gene encoding DNA (cytosine-5)-methyltransferase 1-like isoform X2 gives rise to the protein MAPPSSPPSAAAPARSSSRKRSASAKAAPEEATVTKRPRKGTTSGKKKPAPKAAGKKKQQKATKAPREKKEKAAEERPEDEVCAEEPDEEELALGEEDEPSASGEQQPREEGQAAKRRVAQPSKKARNVAAGDKEPEFLGEPVPADEARAKWPQRYQRGSPKRPEDEEDMKARVHYRSAMVDGVVYALGDDVYVMAGENEADYIGRITEFFEGVDKTSYFTCRWYFRPEDTVISRAKFVNDHTHDPKRVFLSEEKNDNLLDCIISKVKIIHVDPNMDPAAKAKLVARTDLYYDMSYTVAYSTFANIPSDTTENSGISTDADSENGTPVKTASLLDLYSGCGGMSTGLCLGSTLAGLKLETKWAVDLNNFACKSLKYNHPKTEVRNEKAEDFLALLKEWAILCDKYVHSNDSDAADPVEEEEDDEPLGKDEFVVEKLLEICYGGTGRKNGIHFKVQWKGYGPEEDTWEPIENLSDCPLKIKEFVQEGYRRNILPQPGQVDVICGGPPCQGISGFNRFRNRDNPLEDEKNQQMVTYMDIVSYLQPKFVLMENVVDILKFADGYLGRYALSRLVSLNYQARLGMMVAGCYGLPQFRMRVFLWGALPTMVLPKYPLPTHDVVVRGGAPNAFSQSIVAYDETQRPTLKKALLLGDAISDLPKVDNCQPHEVIEYGGQPKTDFQRYIRLSRKDMLDYSFGDATCPEEGKLLDHQPLRLNQDDYDRVQQIPIKKGANFRDLPGVKVGANNIVEWDPDVERVYLKSGKPLVPDYAMSFIKGRSPKPFGRLWWDETVPTVVTRAEPHNQIILHPNQGRVLTVRENARLQGFPDYYRMYGPMKEKYIQVGNAVAVPVARALGYSLGRAYQGEVDAGYDALFVLPDSFTNIGQTGARARASSVGTPAGEVVEQ
- the LOC119318456 gene encoding DNA (cytosine-5)-methyltransferase 1-like isoform X1: MAPPSSPPSAAAPARSSSRKRSASAKAAPEEATVTKRPRKGTTSGKKKPAPKAAGKKKQQKATKAPREKKEKAAEERPEDEVCAEEPDEEELALGEEDEPSASGEQQPREEGQAAKRRVAQPSKKARNVAAGDKEPEFLGEPVPADEARAKWPQRYQRGSPKRPEDEEDMKARVHYRSAMVDGVVYALGDDVYVMAGENEADYIGRITEFFEGVDKTSYFTCRWYFRPEDTVISRAKFVNDHTHDPKRVFLSEEKNDNLLDCIISKVKIIHVDPNMDPAAKAKLVARTDLYYDMSYTVAYSTFANIPSDTTENSGISTDADSENGTPVKTASLLDLYSGCGGMSTGLCLGSTLAGLKLETKWAVDLNNFACKSLKYNHPKTEVRNEKAEDFLALLKEWAILCDKYVHSNDSDAADPVEEEEDDEPLGKDEFVVEKLLEICYGGTGRKNGIHFKVQWKGYGPEEDTWEPIENLSDCPLKIKEFVQEGYRRNILPQPGQVDVICGGPPCQGISGFNRFRNRDNPLEDEKNQQMVTYMDIVSYLQPKFVLMENVVDILKFADGYLGRYALSRLVSLNYQARLGMMVAGCYGLPQFRMRVFLWGALPTMVLPKYPLPTHDVVVRGGAPNAFSQSIVAYDETQRPTLKKALLLGDAISDLPKASAFFPCFISSSSTFVLTSIIMQVDNCQPHEVIEYGGQPKTDFQRYIRLSRKDMLDYSFGDATCPEEGKLLDHQPLRLNQDDYDRVQQIPIKKGANFRDLPGVKVGANNIVEWDPDVERVYLKSGKPLVPDYAMSFIKGRSPKPFGRLWWDETVPTVVTRAEPHNQIILHPNQGRVLTVRENARLQGFPDYYRMYGPMKEKYIQVGNAVAVPVARALGYSLGRAYQGEVDAGYDALFVLPDSFTNIGQTGARARASSVGTPAGEVVEQ